In the genome of Pseudomonadota bacterium, the window ACCTATTACAACGGCGAATACTGTGACATTGTGGAAGATAGACTTTTGACTGCCATGGGAAGGAGTGCATTTCATGGAGGGAGCGGAATTATAGCTGAGGATGTTTTATCCTATAAATATGCAAAAATTGCAGGGTATGTCGCTTTAGTACTGGCAGTCATTATCGGGTTAATTCTCCAATTTCATTATAAAACAGGTCTCTGGACAATCCCGCTGGGTGTTATTGGTATTATATCGGGTTTTTTTTATTCTAAAATGCCGGTACGCTGGGTAGCCAAGGGAATAGGTGAAGTGCTTATCGGGATTTGCTACGGCTGGTTGCCGGTTGCCGTATCCTTTTACATTCAGAGTGGAACTGTTGATAGTATTGTTTACTGGGTTTCACTCCCTATTGCCTGTACCATTTTCAATGTCATCCTCATCAACGAATTTCCTGATTATCATGCCGATTTGATTGCGAAGAAAAACCATCTTGTCGTGAGACTTGGAAAAGAAAAGGCAGCATACCTGTATATTTTGATAACAGTTATAGCCTGGGTTACTTATGTGTTATCTGTGAGACAGGGATTACCTTCAATCGCATTGGTCTTTTATGCTCCTATTTTTATGGTTTCATTGAGTGTGGTTATTATGATGCTCTGCAAAAAGTATCTTGACAGAAAATTACTGGAGATAATGTGCGGCCTGACGATAGTGACCAATTTAGGGACTACCCTATCATATATCATTGCTGTCTGGTAAGGGGCTTTTAGTCAAATGAAAACTTTGAGCTGGCCCTTAAAACGCATATTCTGGCCCCCGAGCTTAATCATAAAGCAGTTTGGGAGCGTGCTTTATTTTAAACACCTTATAAAATGGAACGGGTTTAACAGATGGTTGTTTAAGCACAGTTTTAAATCCCTGCCCGTGGCTGCTGGTTCTATTGGTATGGGCTGTATTGGTTTTCCTTCCCATCCCGCATGGGAAGTAACTGCTGCCTGCAACTTAAGGTGCATCCACTGTCATGCCACATCCGGTAAACCTGCGAAGGATGAATTGACAACTGATGAGGCGAAAAGGTTTATAGATGAATTAGCCAGGATTGATGAGTTCCGTATGCTTGTTTATACTGGTGGTGAGCCCCTTGTACGTCCAGACCTTTTTGAGTTGCTTGAGCATTCAAAGAAAGCAGGGTTGGCAAATGTTATTGCTACGAATGGTACCCTCATAGATGAGGAAGTGGCTTTTAAACTGAAAGAGGCGGGTGTTGTAGGGGCTGCGGTGAGCCTTGATTCATCAATGAGTGAAATACATAACAGGATCAGGGCGAACCCCGAGGCTTTTGAAATGGCAATGCGCGGAATACGTTCAGTAAAAAAGGCTGGTATACTTTTGCAGATAAATGTCACTGCGATGGAATACAATTTTGCTACCATGGATGAATTGATAGAGCTGGCAGATGCTCAAGGCGCAGGGATCATGTTGATGTACCAGCTTGTTCCTGTGGGCCGGGGAAGCAAAATTGAAGAGGCAACACTTGATGTGAATGAAAATGAAAGGTTGTTAAAGTTTTTAATTGAAAAGCAGAAAAATATTTCTACAATCATTGAACCAGTTGCTGGTCCTCAATACTGGCCTTATTTGATGGAACAGAACAAGAAAACACATCGTATCTGGATGAAGCTTGCAGAGCAAGTATTTAATGGCTGTGCTGCAGGCCGGGGCTTTGTGTATATCAAGGCAAATGGTGATGTATGGCCCTGTCCATTTGTTGAAATAAGCGCTGGTAATGTTAGGGATGAATCTTTTGAATCTATATGGCGGGGTAGTGATATATTTACCAATTTACGGAACAGGGAGAATACATTGCATGGCAGGTGCGGGGATTGTAAATACAGAAAGATATGCGGTGGCTGCAGGGGGCGTGCAATGGCGTATAGTGGTGATTACTTAGCTGAAGACCCTTCGTGTTTTATACATACCTCAAATAATTGTGGCTGATGTCAGTTCACCAGGCCCAGCCTAATCTTTTTAAGATTTTCCTCAATTGCTTCTAAGTACGGGATCTTCGGGCTATTAAAATGGTAGGTCAGGTGTGTATATACGGAACCCATACTTTTAAAGCGCACCATAACTACATTTTCAAAAAAATTGGGGGTGTTCCTGATTAAGTGTTCAGCACTTTCAAATATAATTGCACCGATTTCATGCAGCCTTTCAATTCCCTCATGCCGGTATGCTTCTTCGTACTCTTTATAGAGTATTGGCAATTTTTTCAAATAGTTATCTGCAGACATCTGTCCCAGAAAATCTGCACTTCCGAGTGCATAACCAAGTACCCTTCCTTCTTCTGAGTTGAATTGGATATCATTCAGATTAACCTTCACCCCCGTACATTTAATGGCATTCTGGATGCCAAGTATTTTGTGATTTTCAAATCCCATCTGTCTTAGATAATGACCTGCAAAATCAGCACTTCTCTGTATGTGGGTAAATGTGTATTTGGCCCCTGTACCTTCAATGTCATCGATGGTTTTCATGTAACCTGTGTCGTGCATGAGAACCCCGATAATCCCCATATCAAAAAAATCTTTCGTAATTTTTGGTGTCTTTTCGCTTTTATTCCATCCGTCTATTATTTCTATGAATGGTGGGATAGTCTGCAAGGTGTGAGAAAAATCGTGATATTTTGCATCACACCCTTGAAATCCCTCCCTCTTGCCGTTAAAGAGGTCAATCACATCATTGAATATTCGTTCAATAATCTCAGTATTGTCATCTCCATAGTTACTCTTATAAATTGACTTGATTTGATCTATGATGTTTTTGCAAATCTGATTTTCCTTCGTAGACATAGTTTACACCGTTTTATAGAATTTATTATATGAACTGGTTATACAAGGTTATAAGTGTATAGCAAAAAGGGAACATAATAAAGTAAAAAATTTATCCATCGGTGATTAAAAAGGGATATAGCATTATAATCTTCTTTTCAGGTACAGAAGGTAATAGTCCTTGAAAAATATACTGTAGATTATAATTGTTAGTATGAGGCTCAGGGTTGCCGATATATAAAGCCTGTCCGCTAATAGATGTTTTACAAGAAATATTGAAAGGAAGAGAATAACTCCCGCGAGAAGGGATTTGATTATATCCCTTACGGTTTTTTGCGTCAGTCTATAACCGGTTTTTTTCCTCAGAATGATATACAACATTGTGAAGTTATAAAAAGACACAATAGAGGTTGCGAGTGAGATACCGAGGTTCTGAAGGGGGACCATCAGGATGACAGCAAGGATAGCGTTCAGTGCGATTGAGGTGATACCGATGATGGCGGGTGTTCTCATATCATGGAGGGCATTGAAAATTCTCACGAAAGAGATAGAAAGGGCATAAAAGAGAAGCCCTGTACTATAGCCAAAAAGCGCCCTGTTTGTAATAAATGTTTCCCTAACAGTAAAAGCACCCCTTTCATAGAGTATCTTTATGAAGACATCACCCATAGAACAGAGGAGTATTGTGGAAGGTATTAATGTTATACAGAGGAGAATGATGGAGCTATCTGTATGGGCAAATATGTGCTTCCAGTCCCTCTCATGGTAAAGTTTTGAAACCTTTGAAAATGTGACAGTGTAGATAGGGACAGCAAACAGGCTGAATGGCAGGATGAAGATTCTGAAGGCATAAGATAGGGATGCTACCTCTCCGTGGGGGAGGAATGATGCTATGATTCTTCCGACAAAGCTGTTTATGGGCACTATGGATGTTGCAATAAGTGCACCTGTGAAGAGGTTTTTTGCTTCCTTTATTGAAGGATGGCTGAGGGAAAGTGTGGCTTTATAACTGATGTCAAACTTTCTTAAGTATGGAAATTGTATGATGATTTGAAGAAAAGAACCCACAGTAACCCCGATGGCAAGGCTGTATATACCGATTTTACCACTCAGGGCGAGTGCCGAGAGTATAAAAATAATATTCCACAGTATACCTGACATTTCCGGGGCTGCAAAATGTTCCTTTGCATTGAGAAATGCCTTTATTACCGAGAGAATCGCATGGAGAGAGATAACGGGTATCATTATCATAAACAGGTATTTTGTGATCCTTTTTGCTTCCGGGCTGAAACCAGGTGCTATTATATTTATAATACTTCCGCTGAATATCAAGAATATGACAGATATAAAAAGGGTGATGAGTATAGATAAGTTGATGAATGTCGAATATATTTTTGAGTATTCTTCATTGTCGTTTATATATTTAGTACATACCGGGATAAGAAAGGCACTTGTTGCCCCGGAGAAGAAAAGTATCTGTATTAATTCTGGGAAATTAAAGGCTACAATGAAGGCATCCACAAGTAATGTGGCACCAAATAAATATGCCTGGATAGCTTCCCTTACATAACCGAGAGGTCTGCTTATCAGTGTAATGATGGTGATTACAGAGCCTTTTTTTATAATATCCTTTGCTGGATTTGTTGAAGGTTGTGATTCAGATATTTTCTGTTCCAATATTTTTTCTCTTAACGGTTCTACGAAGTTTATTGATAGCTTTTTGCTCTATTTGTCTTATCCGCTCCCGTGTCACACCGAATAACTTTCCAATAGCCTCAAGGGTTTGCGGTTCTTCTCCATCAAGCCCGTATCTTAAAATAGTCACTTTCTTTTCATCACCACTTAACGTGTCAAGCCATGATGCAATTTCTTCAACCCTTTTTGTTTGCTCAAAGGCTGATAGTGGTCCTTCGGTTGAAGTATCTGGCAAGACCTCTTCCAATGTCAGTTTACCATCCTCATCGATGATAGTCTCGAGTGAATATGTTTTTATGACCATAGAAAATAGGTTTTTAATAAAGTCTATGTGAAAACCAGTATCGCGGGCTATTTCTTCAGGGGATGGTTCTCTGCCATCTTCCTCCATATAGTTATTGATTAATTTTGATATTCTATAAATCCTCGAAGAGATGTGTACCGGTAATCTGATAGTCCTTGAGTGATTTGCGATTGCCCTTTCTATTGATTGCCTTATCCACCATGTTGCATATGTAGAGAGCCTGCATTTTCTTGATGGGTCAAATTTTTCTACAGCTTTTATTAACCCTATATTTCCTTCTTCGATGAGGTCAAGGTTGGGAACCCCCTGATTTGCATATTTTTTTGCAATTTTCACGACAAGCCTCAAGTTTGCCTCTATCATCTTTCTTCTTGCATCAAGATCCCCCATAGAGATTCTTTTGGCAAACTCCCTTTCCTCTTCTTGAGTTATGATTGGAAGTTTTTTTAAATCTTTCTCATAGAGTCTTTCAGCCTTGAACTCCTCTTCAACATATATGTTGATATTCCTTTCTTCCTTTATTCCTTCCAACTGAATTCTCCTATAAGTTTTACAAACCTGCATCCTCCATAATTATCTTCCCTGTATGTACCCCCACCCTCTTTTGTATAAATCATCAATTCCTGCAGATGCTCGTCACCTATTGGGATTACGAGCCTGTAACCTGTTTTTAATTGTTCAAAAAGTGGTTCTGGAGGGCTGGGAGCAGCAGCGGTAACTATAATACCACCGTATGGAGCATGCTCTTTCCATCCAAGTGTTCCATCGCAGATGGTTATAACCACATTTGTGTATTTAAGATCATCAAGGGTCTTTCTTGCCCTTCTTGCTATTGCCGGAATTCTCTCTATTGAGTATACCTGTTCTGCGAGCTCTGCAAGAATGGCGGTTTGATAACCCGATCCTGTTCCTATTTCAAGGATAGTTTCATTACCATTTAAATGAAGTGCCTCTGTCATAAGGGCCACCATATAGGGTTGGGATATTGTCTGTTTTTCCCCGATAGGAAGTGGATGGTCCTCGTATGCTTGTGGCCAGAGGGCTTCATCGAGAAATAAGTGCCTTGGCGTTTTTTTCATGGCGTTTATAACCCTGACGTCACTTATCCCCCGCGGTATGATTTGCTTATCAACCATTTGCTGCCTTTTGCTGTAAAATTCGCCAAACATCATAAAGAGAGTTCTTTTGCCCTTTTGCTTGCCTTTTCTATTGCTTTTATTATGCTACCCTTGAAGGCCCCTTCTTCAAGTGATGCAAGACCGGATATGGTAGTTCCACCAGGAGAGACAATCATTTCTTTCATTAAAGTTGGATGAATCCCCTCTTCCTCCAGCATTTTTAAGGTGCCTTTTACTACCTGGGTGGACAGGATTTTTGCTTTTTCCCTGGTGATGCCCATTTTCACACCCGCATCTATCATAGCCTCAAGAAAGAGTAGAAAAAATGCAGGACCGCTTGCACCGAGGGCTGTTATCGCATCCATAAGTTCTTCCCCTACCTCTACTATTTTTCCAAGAGGTGAAAACATCCTTTTTATTTTCTCCATCTCTTCTTTTTGTGTAATCTTGTTAGATGTTATGCCAATTGCCCCTTCACCAACCTTTACACAGATATTAGGCATGGCCCTTATCACTTTCACGGGTTTCCCGACAATAGATAATATATTTGAAGTAGTTACCCCTGCCATTATGGATATGATTACCTTTTTTTCATTAAGAAAGGGGGCAATATTTTTAATAAGCTCTTTTGAATCTTGAGGTTTTATTGCTATGATTATATAATCCGTTTTCCTTACTAATTCTTCCAGTTTTTTTAGACATTTTACACCGTATGTTTTCTCTATAAAGTTTACTCTGTCCGATTTTATTTCTGAGCACAGGATCTCCTCTTTTTTTAAACCTTTTTTCAAAAGAGCCTTCACTATAGCTTCGCCCATATTTCCGATACCAATTATTCCGATTTTACTCATGCTATTCCCCCATTCACTCTAATATAGTTTTTGTTTTAAATTTCGCATCTGATTTAAAACTATAAACCATTAGACAGGATATTTTAAAGTTAATTTTTTAAGTTTTTCAGTTTTTTCCATTATTGGTGGTGTATTAAGAATTATGCATTTCTTATTACTGGCTGCTGATAATACTGCTTATCCTACAATGTGTATCTTCTTCTTTTCAGGCTTTTTTTAAAGAAGTATGTATGTTGCACCCGGTCCTCCATCACACATCTTCGA includes:
- a CDS encoding radical SAM protein, yielding MKTLSWPLKRIFWPPSLIIKQFGSVLYFKHLIKWNGFNRWLFKHSFKSLPVAAGSIGMGCIGFPSHPAWEVTAACNLRCIHCHATSGKPAKDELTTDEAKRFIDELARIDEFRMLVYTGGEPLVRPDLFELLEHSKKAGLANVIATNGTLIDEEVAFKLKEAGVVGAAVSLDSSMSEIHNRIRANPEAFEMAMRGIRSVKKAGILLQINVTAMEYNFATMDELIELADAQGAGIMLMYQLVPVGRGSKIEEATLDVNENERLLKFLIEKQKNISTIIEPVAGPQYWPYLMEQNKKTHRIWMKLAEQVFNGCAAGRGFVYIKANGDVWPCPFVEISAGNVRDESFESIWRGSDIFTNLRNRENTLHGRCGDCKYRKICGGCRGRAMAYSGDYLAEDPSCFIHTSNNCG
- a CDS encoding sigma-70 family RNA polymerase sigma factor; this translates as MEGIKEERNINIYVEEEFKAERLYEKDLKKLPIITQEEEREFAKRISMGDLDARRKMIEANLRLVVKIAKKYANQGVPNLDLIEEGNIGLIKAVEKFDPSRKCRLSTYATWWIRQSIERAIANHSRTIRLPVHISSRIYRISKLINNYMEEDGREPSPEEIARDTGFHIDFIKNLFSMVIKTYSLETIIDEDGKLTLEEVLPDTSTEGPLSAFEQTKRVEEIASWLDTLSGDEKKVTILRYGLDGEEPQTLEAIGKLFGVTRERIRQIEQKAINKLRRTVKRKNIGTENI
- the murJ gene encoding murein biosynthesis integral membrane protein MurJ, with amino-acid sequence MEQKISESQPSTNPAKDIIKKGSVITIITLISRPLGYVREAIQAYLFGATLLVDAFIVAFNFPELIQILFFSGATSAFLIPVCTKYINDNEEYSKIYSTFINLSILITLFISVIFLIFSGSIINIIAPGFSPEAKRITKYLFMIMIPVISLHAILSVIKAFLNAKEHFAAPEMSGILWNIIFILSALALSGKIGIYSLAIGVTVGSFLQIIIQFPYLRKFDISYKATLSLSHPSIKEAKNLFTGALIATSIVPINSFVGRIIASFLPHGEVASLSYAFRIFILPFSLFAVPIYTVTFSKVSKLYHERDWKHIFAHTDSSIILLCITLIPSTILLCSMGDVFIKILYERGAFTVRETFITNRALFGYSTGLLFYALSISFVRIFNALHDMRTPAIIGITSIALNAILAVILMVPLQNLGISLATSIVSFYNFTMLYIILRKKTGYRLTQKTVRDIIKSLLAGVILFLSIFLVKHLLADRLYISATLSLILTIIIYSIFFKDYYLLYLKRRL
- the proC gene encoding pyrroline-5-carboxylate reductase; its protein translation is MSKIGIIGIGNMGEAIVKALLKKGLKKEEILCSEIKSDRVNFIEKTYGVKCLKKLEELVRKTDYIIIAIKPQDSKELIKNIAPFLNEKKVIISIMAGVTTSNILSIVGKPVKVIRAMPNICVKVGEGAIGITSNKITQKEEMEKIKRMFSPLGKIVEVGEELMDAITALGASGPAFFLLFLEAMIDAGVKMGITREKAKILSTQVVKGTLKMLEEEGIHPTLMKEMIVSPGGTTISGLASLEEGAFKGSIIKAIEKASKRAKELSL
- a CDS encoding protein-L-isoaspartate(D-aspartate) O-methyltransferase, which codes for MFGEFYSKRQQMVDKQIIPRGISDVRVINAMKKTPRHLFLDEALWPQAYEDHPLPIGEKQTISQPYMVALMTEALHLNGNETILEIGTGSGYQTAILAELAEQVYSIERIPAIARRARKTLDDLKYTNVVITICDGTLGWKEHAPYGGIIVTAAAPSPPEPLFEQLKTGYRLVIPIGDEHLQELMIYTKEGGGTYREDNYGGCRFVKLIGEFSWKE
- a CDS encoding prenyltransferase produces the protein MLGTLLAYRMYGVFHLPVFIWSTVAVILIMLSTYYNGEYCDIVEDRLLTAMGRSAFHGGSGIIAEDVLSYKYAKIAGYVALVLAVIIGLILQFHYKTGLWTIPLGVIGIISGFFYSKMPVRWVAKGIGEVLIGICYGWLPVAVSFYIQSGTVDSIVYWVSLPIACTIFNVILINEFPDYHADLIAKKNHLVVRLGKEKAAYLYILITVIAWVTYVLSVRQGLPSIALVFYAPIFMVSLSVVIMMLCKKYLDRKLLEIMCGLTIVTNLGTTLSYIIAVW